Genomic segment of Thermoleophilaceae bacterium:
CGACGGTGAGCACGGCAAGTGCCAGGAGAGCCCACGCCCGATGCGGCTCCGTCGGCAGACCCGCCGCAAGCGCCCTTTCCGCGAGATCCCCTGCCCGTGCTGCGGAGCCCGGGCGCATGATCTCGTCCAGCGCCAGGGTCACGAGCGTGGTAGCCGGCAGCTGACCGTCCGCCCGGCGCTGCGACGAGCAGAACCCCACCATCGACTCGTCCGCCTCGCGCTTGGCCGCCACCGAGCTGCAGCTGATGCCCATCAGCGCGACCTCGAGCCGCTCCCGAACGCGGTCCTCGTCGCCCACGTGGTCGCGTGCGCGGCGGAGGATGGCCGCTCCCTCCGCGGCGCGGCCGGCGAACAGGAGCATGTTGGCCAGCTCGATGGCCGCAGTGGCGGCAGCTGCCGAGTCATCGGCGTGCTCGACGATCTCGCTGAGTAGGGCGATCGCGTCGGGCGCGCCGGCACGCGCCTGCGCCCGACCCAGCTCAAGCATCACCGCGCTCCGGTCCACCTCGGCGGGAGGCTCGTCGATTGCCCGCAGGAGCAGACGGCTCGCGCCGGCAGCGTCGCCCAAGGCAAACGCGTCACGGGCCGCTTCTCGCAACAGCTCCACGGCTGCCGGATTGCCGGTCGGCTCGGTATGCATGACCTGAGCGGCGATCTGGCCGGCCGGAGCGCCGCGTTCGCGCAGGATCGTGGCCGCGGCGTAATGGAGCCGCTCGCGTTCAGCGGGTGAGAGATCTCCATAGATCGCCGTGCCGAGGATCGGGTGGACGAAACGCATGCTCCCGCCCGCTTCCACGACACCGGCAAATACGAGGGCCGCGCTGGCCGACTCGAGCTCGGCACCGTCCACCCGCGCCAGGCGGGCAGCATCGCGCACGCTGGCGCCGTCCCCGAGAACGCTGAGGGCGCGGGCCAGCGCGCCGGCGGTCGGCGGCAGACGCGAGAGGCGGAGCAGAACGCTGTTGGCCACGCCGCGCGGCACGAGTGTCGCGACCTGGGCGGCATCCGCCGACGTGGGCGCCAAGCCGCGCGCCGCGACCTCGTCCAGAAGCTCACCGATCAGGAACGGATTGCCGCCGGTCACATCCGCGCACGCCAGGACGAACGCTTCATCGGGCCGGCCGCCCAGCCGCGCGGCCACGAGTGCGCCCACCGCCGCTTGCGTGAGGGGCGCGGGACGAAGAGTTTGAGTTGAGGGATCCGATGCGAGCGCCGCCGCCTCGGGCGTGACCGCGGGATCGAGCGGGCGCGTGGCGAGGACGATGGCGAGCGGCTGTCCCTCGAGCCGTCGCGCGATGAACGAAAGTGCGCGGGCGGATGGCCCGTCGCACCAGTGCAGGTCATCGATCAGGAGTACGGCAGGCGTGTCGGCGGCGAGGTTCGACGCGAGCCAGTAGAGGCCGTGGTGCCAGGCATACTCGGGATCCACGCCAGGCGCACTTCCCGTGGACCCGATCGGCGCCCCGGTGAGAAGGTCCGCCGCCAGGCTCGCCGCGCCCTCGAGCCAGCGATCGCGCTCGGCCTGGGCGGCGTCCCGCAACGGCAATTCGAAGAGCTGGCGGACGATCCCGAACGGGAAACCACTCTCCATCTGCGTGGCGCGGGCCTGGAGAAGCCGCAGGCCGATGTGTTCGGCGCAGCAGCGTGCCTCGTCGAGCAGGCGCGACTTCCCCATGCCCGGAGCGGCCTCGATCAACAGCGCGCCGCCGTCGCGGCGGCCCGCCGAATGGAGCACGGCCCGGATGCGCTCGACCTCGTGCTCGCGCTCGAGCAGGGCGACCGGCCGAGCAACCGCGGGCGTGTTCATGGGCCGGCGGATCGTATGCCCGTATGGGCGCGGGCGCAATGTTCAGGGGTCCATGTCAGGGATGCGCCCGATGTGCGGGGCGCTCGCCGAGCCGAGCATGAGCGGCACCAGCAACCAGTCCGGACAAGGAGGACGACATGCCGCTCATCCAGGTAAAGCTCATCGAGGGCGTCTTCACCGCGCCGCAGAAGCGGGAGATCGTGCAGCGTCTCAGCGAGACGCTCGTGGAGATCGTCGGCGAGAACATGCGCCGGATCACCTGGTGCGTGGTCGAGGAGATCGGCAGCGGGGAGTGGGGGATCGGTGGCCAGCCGCTCACCGCCGACGACGTCCGGGCGCTCGTGTCATGACACGACGTCTCGATCCGGAGAGGATCGGGGATCATCTCGACCGGCTCTACCGCGTCGCGCTGGCGCTCTGCGGCTCGCGGGAGCGCGCCGAGGACCTCGTGCAGGACACCTATGTGCGGGTGCTGGCCAAGCCACGCTTTCTCCGCGGCGACGACGACCTCGGCTACCTGGTGCGCGTATTGCGCAACATGTTCATCAGCCAGTACCGGCGCGACAGTGTGAGGCCGGCGCTAGCGACCGCCGCTGAGATCGACAGCTTCGAGGACGGATCCTCGCGGCAACCGGCAGAGATCGTGGAGTCACGCCTCGTCTACGACGCGATCGCCGCGCTTCCGCCGAACTTCCGCGATGCGCTCGTTGCCGTTGACGTCGCCGGGCTCACCTATCGGGAAGCGGCCCATGCGCTTCGCGTTCGCGAGTCCACCCTCACGAGCCGCGTCTTCCGGGCCCGGCAGAGGGTGGCCGAGGCGCTCGCGCCGGAGGAGCCGGCGGCCGGAAAGGTTTCCGAGGAGGCGTGCGTCCTTGTTGCGGACCCCACCCCGCAACGAAAGGACTCAAGGTGAAACCCTCACTGCTACTGGCCACGCTGGGAGCGACGCTCGCCGGCTTTGGCATCCACGCCTTACCTGCACACGCGGCCGTCACCTCGGCAACGACCGACGGTACGACCGCGACGCTCAACCTCGACGGCGCGGACGACAACGTCACGGTTTCCGTGTCCGGCGGCGTGCTCGTCCACGGGCAGACCACGGGCGGTCTGGCCAGCGGCGCCGACTGGGACAGCGCGACCCCCGGGACTCAGACCGTCCCCGCCGACGGCACGTTCTCCGTGGTCGTAAACGGCGGCGACGGCAACGACACGATCACCGTCCTGGCCAAGCCCACCGAGGTCTTCGGCGTGTTGCTGAATGGCAACGGCGGTGACGATGTCCTCACCGGCGCGGACACCAACGACCTCCTCAACGGAGGTGCCGGGAACGATCGCCTGATCGGGGCGAAGGGCGCCGACATCATGAACGGCGACGACGGCAACGACACCCTGGTGTGGAACAACGGCGACGGCTCGGACAACATGGACGGCGGGAACGGCAACGACACCGCCGAGGTGAACGGAAACGCCACGCTGGGTGACACGTTCACCATCGCGCCGGACGCGCAGTCGGGTCGCATCGTGTTCAAGCGAACGAACCTGGTGCCGTTCACCCTCCAGACCACCACGGAGCACTTCCAGGTCAACGGCCTTGGAGGGGACGACTCGCTCACCTCGGTCGACGGCGTGGGCGCGCGGACGCAGCTTGCTGTTGATGGTGGTGCCGGAGACGACGTGATCAAAGGCTCCGATGGGCCCGACCTCATCGTCGGCGGCGAGGGCAACGACATCCTCGACGGCGGCGCAGGTGACGACCGGATCGTCGGCGACCGCGGCAGCGACACCATGAACGGTGATGCGGACGACGACACGCTCGTCTGGAACAACGGCGACGGCACGGATGTCATGAACGGCGACGACGGCCGCGACGACATCGAGGTGAACGGCTCCCCGACCGCGGGTGACATGTTCAACGTCCACCCGAACGGAGACCGCATCGACTTCGAGCGCACGAACCTCGTCCCGTTCTCGCTCGACATCGGCTCCAGCGAGACGATGCACGCGAACGGGCTCGGGGGCGACGACGCGATCACCGTCGGTGACGTCGGCGCTTTCGAGGTCACGGCCGCCGGCGGCCCGGGCAACGACACGCTCACGGGCGGCAGCGGCTCGGAGACCTTCCTGGGCGGATCGGGTGACGACACGATCAATCCGGGGGGCGGTCTCGACGTGGTCTCCGGTGATGACGGCAACGACACCGTCAACATCCGCGACAACACGGCCGACGTGGCGCGTGGCGGCACGGGCAACGACTCGGTCGTGGCGGACACGCCGGATCTCGACACCCTCGACGGCTTCGAGACGGTGGACCGGCCGCAGGTCGATGCGCAGGTGCCGGCCAACACCGCCACCCGCCCGGTGACGATCGCGGGCGGCACCGTGAAGGTGAGGAAGTCTGGCCGCATCGCGGCGATCAAGGTGAGCTGCCCGGCGGATTCGCCCGGCCACTGCACCGGCTCGCTCATCCTGCGCACCGCCCACCGCGTTCACGTCGCCGGCCTGAGCGTGATCTTCGAGTTGGGCAGCGCGCGCTATGACGTCGCCCCCGGCGCCTCGGAG
This window contains:
- a CDS encoding calcium-binding protein, giving the protein MKPSLLLATLGATLAGFGIHALPAHAAVTSATTDGTTATLNLDGADDNVTVSVSGGVLVHGQTTGGLASGADWDSATPGTQTVPADGTFSVVVNGGDGNDTITVLAKPTEVFGVLLNGNGGDDVLTGADTNDLLNGGAGNDRLIGAKGADIMNGDDGNDTLVWNNGDGSDNMDGGNGNDTAEVNGNATLGDTFTIAPDAQSGRIVFKRTNLVPFTLQTTTEHFQVNGLGGDDSLTSVDGVGARTQLAVDGGAGDDVIKGSDGPDLIVGGEGNDILDGGAGDDRIVGDRGSDTMNGDADDDTLVWNNGDGTDVMNGDDGRDDIEVNGSPTAGDMFNVHPNGDRIDFERTNLVPFSLDIGSSETMHANGLGGDDAITVGDVGAFEVTAAGGPGNDTLTGGSGSETFLGGSGDDTINPGGGLDVVSGDDGNDTVNIRDNTADVARGGTGNDSVVADTPDLDTLDGFETVDRPQVDAQVPANTATRPVTIAGGTVKVRKSGRIAAIKVSCPADSPGHCTGSLILRTAHRVHVAGLSVIFELGSARYDVAPGASETLRVKVLKGTERLADRKGHLKALAIASTGSSGSIASTTQGLTLALGTARKKVH
- a CDS encoding AAA family ATPase, producing MNTPAVARPVALLEREHEVERIRAVLHSAGRRDGGALLIEAAPGMGKSRLLDEARCCAEHIGLRLLQARATQMESGFPFGIVRQLFELPLRDAAQAERDRWLEGAASLAADLLTGAPIGSTGSAPGVDPEYAWHHGLYWLASNLAADTPAVLLIDDLHWCDGPSARALSFIARRLEGQPLAIVLATRPLDPAVTPEAAALASDPSTQTLRPAPLTQAAVGALVAARLGGRPDEAFVLACADVTGGNPFLIGELLDEVAARGLAPTSADAAQVATLVPRGVANSVLLRLSRLPPTAGALARALSVLGDGASVRDAARLARVDGAELESASAALVFAGVVEAGGSMRFVHPILGTAIYGDLSPAERERLHYAAATILRERGAPAGQIAAQVMHTEPTGNPAAVELLREAARDAFALGDAAGASRLLLRAIDEPPAEVDRSAVMLELGRAQARAGAPDAIALLSEIVEHADDSAAAATAAIELANMLLFAGRAAEGAAILRRARDHVGDEDRVRERLEVALMGISCSSVAAKREADESMVGFCSSQRRADGQLPATTLVTLALDEIMRPGSAARAGDLAERALAAGLPTEPHRAWALLALAVLTVADRFDTALLHANEVLAEAQQRGAALTVSSVLAHRAFIEVRRGDLTAAEVHAHAAIELASDLAGSEFVLALAVPSAVLAGLDRGETPESLRRLFDRAGVRLDTELIAGSELRYASGVLRAAAGNHESAVEELRDWGLANATFGGGNPAVSPWRSTAALSLAKLGRHKDACDLADDELSRARAFGASRAIGIALRTCALVGRSDDREALLKAACDVLDRSPARLENGRALIDLGATLRAAGQRKAAREPLLEGLELAGRCGARRLESRARAELGAIGVRPRSTDRSGTDSLTPSERRVVDLAAAGGTNREIAQTLFVTEKTVETHLGRAFRKLDISSRRQLPDALAHAGSDHLKMP
- a CDS encoding tautomerase family protein; the protein is MPLIQVKLIEGVFTAPQKREIVQRLSETLVEIVGENMRRITWCVVEEIGSGEWGIGGQPLTADDVRALVS
- a CDS encoding RNA polymerase sigma factor codes for the protein MTRRLDPERIGDHLDRLYRVALALCGSRERAEDLVQDTYVRVLAKPRFLRGDDDLGYLVRVLRNMFISQYRRDSVRPALATAAEIDSFEDGSSRQPAEIVESRLVYDAIAALPPNFRDALVAVDVAGLTYREAAHALRVRESTLTSRVFRARQRVAEALAPEEPAAGKVSEEACVLVADPTPQRKDSR